A genomic segment from Streptomyces sp. NBC_00459 encodes:
- a CDS encoding MraY family glycosyltransferase, with amino-acid sequence MREYLLTLCITAAVTYLLTGPVRKFAIVAGAMPEIRARDVHREPTPRLGGIAMFFGLCAGLLVADHLTNLHEVFKNSNEPRALLSGAALIWLIGVLDDKFEIDALIKLGGQMIAAGVMVMQGLTILWLPIPSVGNVALTQWQGTLLTVALVVITINAVNFVDGLDGLAAGMVCIASAAFFLYAYRVWVSYGIEAAAPATLFSVILMGMCLGFLPHNMHPARIFMGDSGSMLIGLVLAAGAISITGQIDPDAMNLFSGSERNTVHQMVPVYIPLLMPLTIIAIPAADLVLAIVRRTWRGQSPFAADRGHLHHRLLEVGHSHSRAVLIMYFWSALIGFGALSYSVNNASMWIVLSVVALSAIGLVLLLLPRFTPRAPRWAERFVPPRYRRGRTTEEAAATAPAASVPATADEEAAPEHRAPVRAGVSGVNGATAIGPRSRLLDRRKAGSSR; translated from the coding sequence GTGCGTGAATACCTGCTGACGCTCTGCATCACGGCCGCGGTGACGTATCTGCTGACCGGGCCGGTACGGAAGTTCGCGATCGTGGCCGGAGCGATGCCGGAGATCAGGGCCCGTGACGTGCACCGGGAACCCACTCCGCGGCTCGGCGGGATCGCGATGTTCTTCGGGCTGTGCGCCGGACTGCTGGTCGCCGACCACCTCACCAACCTCCACGAGGTCTTCAAGAACTCGAACGAGCCGAGGGCGCTGCTCTCCGGCGCCGCGCTGATCTGGCTGATCGGCGTCCTGGACGACAAGTTCGAGATCGACGCCCTGATCAAGCTGGGCGGCCAGATGATCGCCGCCGGCGTCATGGTCATGCAGGGTCTGACGATCCTGTGGCTGCCGATCCCGTCCGTGGGCAACGTCGCGCTGACCCAGTGGCAGGGCACCCTGCTCACGGTGGCGCTGGTCGTCATCACCATCAACGCGGTCAACTTCGTCGACGGCCTGGACGGCCTCGCGGCCGGCATGGTGTGCATCGCGTCGGCGGCGTTCTTCCTCTACGCCTACCGGGTCTGGGTCTCCTACGGCATCGAGGCCGCCGCCCCGGCCACCCTGTTCTCGGTGATCCTGATGGGCATGTGCCTCGGCTTCCTGCCGCACAACATGCATCCCGCCCGGATCTTCATGGGCGACTCCGGGTCGATGCTCATCGGGCTGGTGCTGGCCGCCGGCGCGATCTCCATCACCGGGCAGATCGACCCCGACGCGATGAACCTGTTCTCCGGGTCCGAGCGCAACACCGTGCACCAGATGGTGCCGGTCTACATCCCGCTGCTGATGCCGCTCACCATCATCGCGATCCCGGCCGCCGACCTGGTGCTGGCCATCGTGCGGCGCACCTGGCGCGGACAGTCGCCGTTCGCGGCCGACCGGGGGCATCTGCACCACCGGCTGCTGGAGGTCGGGCACTCGCACAGCAGGGCCGTCCTGATCATGTACTTCTGGTCGGCGCTCATCGGCTTCGGCGCTCTGTCCTACTCGGTCAACAACGCGTCCATGTGGATCGTCCTCAGTGTGGTGGCACTGAGCGCGATCGGACTCGTACTCCTGCTGCTGCCCCGCTTCACGCCGCGCGCCCCGCGCTGGGCCGAGCGGTTCGTGCCGCCGCGCTACCGGCGCGGCCGTACGACGGAGGAGGCCGCGGCGACGGCGCCCGCCGCCTCGGTGCCGGCCACGGCCGACGAGGAGGCCGCTCCGGAACACCGTGCTCCCGTGCGGGCCGGCGTCTCGGGAGTCAACGGGGCGACGGCGATCGGCCCCCGTTCGCGGCTTCTTGACCGGCGTAAAGCCGGGTCGTCGCGCTGA
- the atpB gene encoding F0F1 ATP synthase subunit A — protein MSDNGCGFPAPGLHSFLFKPIATVGGFEFNKVMLLAIVTSLLVVTFFTLAFGKAKVVPGKLQMIGEAGYDFVRRGIVYETIGKKEGEKFVPFMVSLFFFIWIMNIWSVIPLAQFPVSSVIAYPMVLAAIVYLVWVSLTFKRHGFVGFFKNITGYDKSLGPVLPLVMVIEFFSNLLVRPFTHAVRLFANMFAGHLMLVMFTVASWYLLNSWMVPAAGVSFVMAVVMIGFELFVQAVQAYVFVLLACTYVQGALAEHH, from the coding sequence ATGTCCGACAACGGCTGTGGCTTCCCGGCTCCGGGCCTGCACTCGTTCCTCTTCAAGCCGATCGCCACGGTCGGCGGGTTCGAGTTCAACAAGGTGATGCTCCTCGCGATCGTCACCAGCCTCCTGGTCGTCACCTTCTTCACGCTTGCCTTCGGCAAGGCGAAGGTGGTCCCGGGCAAGCTGCAGATGATCGGCGAGGCCGGCTACGACTTCGTACGCCGCGGCATCGTCTACGAGACCATCGGTAAGAAGGAGGGCGAGAAGTTCGTCCCCTTCATGGTCTCGCTGTTCTTCTTCATCTGGATCATGAACATCTGGTCCGTGATCCCGCTGGCACAGTTCCCGGTGTCCTCGGTCATCGCCTACCCGATGGTGCTGGCCGCCATCGTCTACCTGGTGTGGGTCTCGCTGACCTTCAAGAGGCACGGCTTCGTCGGCTTCTTCAAGAACATCACCGGCTACGACAAGTCGCTCGGCCCGGTGCTGCCGCTCGTGATGGTCATCGAGTTCTTCTCGAACCTGCTGGTCAGGCCGTTCACGCACGCAGTGCGACTCTTCGCCAACATGTTCGCCGGCCACCTGATGCTGGTCATGTTCACGGTCGCCTCCTGGTACCTGCTCAACAGCTGGATGGTGCCGGCCGCCGGTGTCTCCTTCGTGATGGCCGTGGTCATGATCGGCTTCGAGCTCTTCGTTCAGGCCGTCCAGGCATACGTCTTCGTGCTGCTGGCCTGCACCTACGTTCAGGGCGCTCTCGCAGAGCACCACTGA
- the atpE gene encoding ATP synthase F0 subunit C: MAALETLAAVEGNIGSIGYGLAAIGPGVGVGIIFGNGTQALARQPEAAGLIRANQILGFAFCEALALIGIVMPFVY, translated from the coding sequence ATGGCTGCCCTTGAGACCCTCGCCGCTGTCGAAGGCAACATCGGTTCCATCGGTTACGGCCTCGCCGCGATCGGCCCCGGCGTCGGCGTCGGCATCATCTTCGGCAACGGCACCCAGGCGCTGGCCCGCCAGCCCGAAGCGGCCGGTCTGATCCGTGCCAACCAGATCCTCGGTTTCGCGTTCTGTGAGGCGCTCGCCCTCATCGGCATCGTCATGCCGTTCGTCTACTAG
- a CDS encoding F0F1 ATP synthase subunit B, whose amino-acid sequence MIANLVQLAAEEEQNPLIPPGPELLVGAIAFAIVFFFFWKKLLPNINKVLEERRAAIEGGIEEADAMKVEAQSVLEQYKAQLAEARHEAARLRQEAQEQGATLIAEMRAEGQRQREEIVAAGHSQLDSDRKAASSALRQDVGKLATELAGKLVGESLEDHARQSRVIDRFLDDLEEKAEATR is encoded by the coding sequence GTGATCGCCAACCTGGTACAGCTGGCGGCCGAGGAAGAGCAGAACCCGCTCATCCCGCCCGGCCCCGAGCTGCTTGTCGGCGCCATCGCCTTCGCCATCGTGTTCTTCTTCTTCTGGAAGAAGCTGCTTCCGAACATCAACAAGGTTCTGGAGGAGCGCCGCGCGGCGATCGAAGGCGGTATCGAAGAGGCCGACGCCATGAAGGTCGAGGCCCAGAGCGTTCTTGAGCAGTACAAGGCTCAGCTCGCCGAGGCCCGGCACGAGGCCGCGCGACTGCGCCAGGAGGCGCAGGAGCAGGGTGCCACGCTCATCGCCGAGATGCGCGCGGAAGGCCAGCGGCAGCGCGAGGAGATCGTCGCCGCCGGTCACTCCCAGCTCGACTCCGACCGCAAGGCCGCCTCGTCCGCGCTCCGCCAGGACGTCGGCAAGCTCGCGACCGAGCTGGCCGGCAAGCTCGTCGGCGAGTCCCTTGAGGACCACGCCCGGCAGAGCCGCGTGATCGACCGCTTCCTCGACGACCTCGAGGAGAAGGCCGAGGCGACTCGATGA
- a CDS encoding F0F1 ATP synthase subunit delta, with protein sequence MHGASREAAAAARERLDALTDSTSADAKKLSDELASVTALLHREVSLRRVLTDPAQSGEAKAELAQRLFGSQVGGPTTDLVAGMVRSRWSRSRDLVDAMEELADIADLTSAQQAGALDNVEDELFRFGRIVSSNTELRAALTDRAATIGAKSELLRSLLGGRAAATTERLVTRLVTAPRGRSLESGLESLSKLAAERRDRMVAVVTSAVPLSDPQKQRLGAALAKLYGRQMHLNLDVDPEVLGGIRVLVGDEVINGSIADRIEDAGRRMAS encoded by the coding sequence GTGCACGGAGCCAGTCGCGAGGCTGCCGCCGCCGCACGGGAGCGTCTCGACGCGCTGACGGACTCGACGTCCGCCGACGCGAAGAAGCTGTCCGACGAGCTGGCTTCGGTCACCGCGCTGCTGCACCGCGAGGTGTCGCTGCGTCGGGTCCTCACCGACCCGGCGCAGTCCGGAGAGGCCAAGGCCGAGCTGGCCCAGCGTCTCTTCGGCAGCCAGGTCGGAGGGCCCACCACCGACCTGGTGGCCGGCATGGTGCGCTCCCGCTGGTCGCGTTCGCGCGACCTTGTGGACGCGATGGAGGAGTTGGCGGACATCGCCGACCTCACCTCCGCCCAGCAGGCGGGCGCGCTCGACAACGTCGAGGACGAGCTGTTCCGGTTCGGCCGGATCGTCTCCTCCAACACCGAGCTGCGCGCCGCGCTGACCGACCGTGCCGCGACCATCGGCGCCAAGAGCGAGCTGCTGCGCAGCCTGCTCGGCGGCAGGGCCGCAGCCACGACCGAGCGTCTGGTGACGCGCCTTGTGACCGCGCCGCGGGGACGTAGCCTGGAATCGGGACTCGAGTCCCTGTCCAAGCTCGCCGCCGAGCGCCGGGACCGCATGGTCGCCGTCGTCACCTCCGCGGTTCCGCTGAGCGACCCGCAGAAGCAGCGCCTCGGCGCCGCCCTCGCGAAGCTCTACGGCCGTCAGATGCACCTGAACCTGGATGTGGACCCCGAGGTCCTCGGCGGGATCCGGGTGCTGGTCGGCGACGAAGTCATCAACGGCAGCATCGCGGACCGCATCGAGGACGCCGGCCGCCGCATGGCGAGCTAG
- the atpA gene encoding F0F1 ATP synthase subunit alpha has protein sequence MAELTIRPEEIRDALENFVQSYKPDAASREEVGTVTLAGDGIAKVEGLPSAMANELLKFEDGTLGLALNLEEREIGTVILGEFSGVEEGQPVTRTGEVLSVAVGEGYLGRVVDPLGNPIDGLGEIETSGRRALELQAPGVMARKSVHEPMETGYKAVDAMTPIGRGQRQLVIGDRQTGKTALAVDTIINQRDNWRSGDPKKQVRCVYVAIGQKGSTIASVRGALEEAGALEYTTIVAAPASDPAGFKYLAPYTGSAIGQQWMYEGKHVLIIFDDLSKQADAYRAVSLLLRRPPGREAYPGDVFYLHSRLLERCAKLSDELGAGSMTGLPIVETKANDVSAFIPTNVISITDGQCFLESDLFNAGQRPALNVGISVSRVGGSAQHKAMRQVSGRLRLDLAQYRELEAFAAFGSDLDAASKSQLERGQRLVELLKQAQYEPMATEDQVVSIWTGTTGRMDEVPVGDIRRFEKELLEYLHRKEQGLMTSIKEGAKMSDDTITAIGDAVAEFKKQFETSDGKLLGEDAPAATAK, from the coding sequence ATGGCGGAGCTCACGATCCGGCCGGAGGAGATCCGGGATGCGCTGGAGAACTTTGTCCAGTCGTACAAGCCGGACGCGGCCTCGCGCGAGGAGGTCGGTACGGTCACCCTTGCCGGCGACGGCATCGCGAAGGTAGAGGGCCTTCCCTCGGCCATGGCCAACGAACTGCTGAAGTTCGAGGACGGCACCCTCGGTCTCGCGCTCAACCTCGAAGAGCGCGAGATCGGTACCGTCATCCTCGGCGAGTTCAGCGGCGTCGAGGAGGGCCAGCCGGTCACCCGTACCGGTGAGGTCCTGTCCGTCGCCGTCGGCGAGGGCTACCTCGGCCGCGTCGTCGACCCGCTCGGCAACCCGATCGACGGCCTCGGCGAGATCGAGACCAGCGGTCGTCGCGCCCTGGAGCTGCAGGCTCCGGGCGTCATGGCGCGCAAGTCGGTGCACGAGCCGATGGAGACGGGCTACAAGGCCGTCGACGCGATGACCCCGATCGGCCGTGGCCAGCGTCAGCTGGTCATCGGCGACCGTCAGACCGGCAAGACCGCTCTGGCCGTCGACACGATCATCAACCAGCGCGACAACTGGCGCTCGGGCGACCCGAAGAAGCAGGTCCGCTGCGTCTACGTCGCCATCGGTCAGAAGGGCTCGACCATCGCCTCCGTGCGTGGCGCCCTCGAAGAGGCCGGCGCGCTGGAGTACACGACCATCGTCGCCGCCCCGGCGTCCGACCCGGCCGGCTTCAAGTACCTGGCGCCGTACACCGGCTCGGCCATCGGCCAGCAGTGGATGTACGAGGGCAAGCACGTCCTCATCATCTTCGACGACCTCTCGAAGCAGGCCGACGCCTACCGCGCCGTGTCCCTGCTGCTGCGCCGCCCGCCGGGCCGTGAGGCCTACCCGGGTGACGTCTTCTACCTCCACTCCCGTCTGCTGGAGCGCTGCGCGAAGCTCTCCGACGAGCTGGGCGCGGGCTCGATGACCGGTCTGCCGATCGTCGAGACGAAGGCCAACGACGTCTCGGCGTTCATCCCGACCAACGTCATCTCCATCACCGACGGCCAGTGCTTCCTGGAGTCGGACCTGTTCAACGCCGGTCAGCGCCCCGCGCTGAACGTCGGTATCTCCGTCTCCCGCGTCGGCGGTTCGGCCCAGCACAAGGCCATGCGCCAGGTGTCCGGCCGACTGCGCCTCGACCTCGCCCAGTACCGCGAGCTGGAGGCGTTCGCCGCCTTCGGTTCCGACCTGGACGCCGCGTCGAAGTCGCAGCTGGAGCGCGGTCAGCGACTCGTCGAGCTGCTCAAGCAGGCTCAGTACGAGCCGATGGCCACCGAGGACCAGGTCGTCTCCATCTGGACCGGCACCACCGGCCGTATGGACGAGGTGCCGGTGGGCGACATCCGCCGCTTCGAGAAGGAGCTCCTGGAGTACCTGCACCGCAAGGAGCAGGGCCTCATGACCTCCATCAAGGAGGGCGCCAAGATGTCGGACGACACCATCACCGCCATCGGTGACGCCGTCGCGGAGTTCAAGAAGCAGTTCGAGACCTCGGACGGCAAGCTTCTCGGCGAAGACGCGCCGGCCGCCACGGCCAAGTGA
- a CDS encoding F0F1 ATP synthase subunit gamma, giving the protein MGAQLRVYKRRIKSVTATKKITKAMEMIAASRVVKAQRKVAASAPYATELTRAVTAVGTGSNTKHPLTTEAETPTRSAVLLLSSDRGLAGAFNSNAIKAAEQLTARLEAEGKEVDTYIVGRRGLAHYNFRERKVVESWSGFTDQPTYADAKKVAAPLIEAIEKETADGGVDELHIVYTEFISMMTQNAVDGRLLPLRLDEVVEESSAKGEILPLYDFEPSAEDVLDALLPRYVESRIYNAMLQSAASKHAATRRAMKSATDNAGDLITTLSRLANAARQAEITQEISEIVGGTAALADATAGSDR; this is encoded by the coding sequence ATGGGAGCCCAGCTCCGGGTCTACAAGCGTCGCATCAAATCCGTCACCGCGACCAAGAAGATCACCAAGGCGATGGAGATGATCGCCGCCTCGCGCGTCGTCAAGGCGCAGCGCAAGGTGGCGGCCTCCGCGCCGTACGCGACCGAGCTCACCCGCGCGGTCACGGCGGTCGGTACCGGCTCGAACACCAAGCACCCGCTGACCACGGAGGCGGAGACGCCGACCCGTTCCGCGGTCCTGCTCCTCTCGAGCGACCGCGGTCTGGCCGGCGCCTTCAACTCCAACGCGATCAAGGCCGCCGAGCAGTTGACGGCGCGCCTTGAGGCGGAGGGCAAGGAGGTCGACACGTACATCGTCGGCCGCCGCGGTCTGGCCCACTACAACTTCCGCGAGCGCAAGGTCGTGGAGTCGTGGTCGGGCTTCACCGACCAGCCCACGTACGCGGACGCCAAGAAGGTCGCGGCCCCGCTCATCGAGGCCATCGAGAAGGAGACGGCGGACGGCGGCGTGGACGAACTCCACATCGTCTACACCGAGTTCATCTCGATGATGACGCAGAACGCGGTCGACGGCCGTCTGCTGCCGCTCCGCCTCGACGAGGTCGTGGAGGAGTCGTCCGCCAAGGGCGAGATCCTTCCGCTGTACGACTTCGAGCCGTCGGCGGAGGACGTCCTCGACGCCCTGCTGCCGCGGTACGTCGAGAGCCGTATCTACAACGCGATGCTCCAGTCGGCCGCTTCCAAGCACGCCGCCACACGGCGCGCGATGAAGTCGGCCACCGACAACGCGGGAGACCTCATCACGACGCTCTCCCGACTTGCCAACGCGGCCCGACAGGCCGAAATCACCCAGGAAATCAGCGAGATCGTCGGTGGCACCGCAGCCCTGGCCGACGCGACCGCGGGGAGTGACAGGTAA
- the atpD gene encoding F0F1 ATP synthase subunit beta — MTTTVETAVATGRVARVIGPVVDVEFPVDAMPEIYNALHVEVADPALDGAKKTLTLEVAQHLGDGLVRTISMQPTDGLVRQAVVTNTGTGITVPVGDFTKGKVFNTLGEVLNSDETYSGERWSIHRKAPRFDELESKTEMFETGVKVIDLLTPYVKGGKIGLFGGAGVGKTVLIQEMIYRVANNHDGVSVFAGVGERTREGNDLIEEMSDSGVIDKTALVFGQMDEPPGTRLRVALAGLTMAEYFRDVQKQDVLFFIDNIFRFTQAGSEVSTLLGRMPSAVGYQPNLADEMGLLQERITSTRGHSITSMQAIYVPADDLTDPAPATTFAHLDATTVLSRPISEKGIYPAVDPLDSTSRILDPRYITADHYSTAMRVKGVLQKYKDLQDIIAILGIDELGEEDKLTVHRARRVERFLSQNTHVAKQFTGVDGSDVPLDESITAFNAIIDGDYDHFPEQAFFLCGGIEDLKANAKELGVS; from the coding sequence ATGACGACGACAGTTGAGACGGCCGTTGCCACGGGCCGCGTCGCCCGGGTCATCGGCCCGGTCGTCGACGTGGAATTCCCCGTCGACGCCATGCCGGAGATCTACAACGCCCTTCACGTCGAGGTGGCCGACCCGGCCCTCGACGGCGCGAAGAAGACGCTGACCCTGGAGGTCGCCCAGCACCTGGGTGACGGCCTGGTCCGCACCATCTCCATGCAGCCCACCGACGGTCTGGTCCGCCAGGCCGTGGTCACCAACACGGGTACGGGCATCACCGTCCCCGTCGGTGACTTCACCAAGGGCAAGGTGTTCAACACCCTCGGTGAGGTACTGAACTCCGACGAGACGTACTCGGGCGAGCGCTGGTCCATCCACCGCAAGGCCCCGCGCTTCGACGAGCTCGAGTCGAAGACCGAGATGTTCGAGACCGGCGTCAAGGTCATCGACCTTCTCACCCCGTACGTCAAGGGTGGAAAGATCGGTCTGTTCGGTGGTGCCGGTGTCGGCAAGACGGTGCTCATCCAGGAGATGATCTACCGCGTCGCCAACAACCACGACGGTGTCTCCGTGTTCGCCGGTGTCGGCGAGCGCACCCGTGAGGGCAACGACCTCATCGAGGAGATGTCGGACTCCGGCGTCATCGACAAGACCGCGCTGGTCTTCGGCCAGATGGACGAGCCCCCGGGCACCCGTCTGCGCGTGGCCCTGGCCGGTCTGACCATGGCGGAGTACTTCCGCGATGTGCAGAAGCAGGACGTGCTGTTCTTCATCGACAACATCTTCCGCTTCACCCAGGCCGGTTCCGAGGTCTCGACCCTGCTCGGCCGTATGCCCTCCGCGGTGGGTTACCAGCCGAACCTGGCCGACGAGATGGGTCTCCTCCAGGAGCGCATCACCTCGACCCGTGGTCACTCGATCACCTCGATGCAGGCGATCTACGTCCCCGCGGACGACCTGACCGACCCGGCCCCGGCCACCACGTTCGCCCACCTCGACGCGACGACGGTTCTCTCCCGTCCGATCTCCGAGAAGGGCATCTACCCGGCCGTGGACCCGCTGGACTCCACGTCCCGCATCCTGGACCCCCGCTACATCACGGCGGACCACTACAGCACGGCGATGCGTGTCAAGGGTGTCCTCCAGAAGTACAAGGACCTCCAGGACATCATCGCGATCCTCGGTATCGACGAGCTGGGCGAGGAGGACAAGCTCACCGTCCACCGTGCCCGTCGCGTCGAGCGCTTCCTGTCCCAGAACACCCACGTCGCCAAGCAGTTCACCGGCGTCGACGGGTCGGACGTGCCGCTGGACGAGTCGATCACCGCGTTCAACGCGATCATCGACGGCGACTACGACCACTTCCCGGAGCAGGCGTTCTTCCTCTGCGGTGGCATTGAGGACCTCAAGGCCAACGCCAAGGAGCTGGGCGTCTCCTGA
- a CDS encoding F0F1 ATP synthase subunit epsilon: MAAELHVELVAADRQVWSGEATLVVARTTSGDIGVMPGHQPLLGVLESGPVTIRTSDGGTVVAAAHGGFISFADNKLSLLAEIAELADEIDVQRVERELERAKAEGDASAERRADVRLRAVAAR; encoded by the coding sequence TTGGCTGCTGAGCTGCACGTCGAGCTGGTCGCTGCCGACCGCCAGGTCTGGTCCGGCGAGGCCACCCTGGTCGTCGCGCGCACCACGTCCGGCGACATCGGCGTCATGCCCGGTCACCAGCCGCTGCTGGGTGTGCTGGAGTCGGGCCCGGTGACCATCCGTACGAGTGATGGTGGAACGGTCGTCGCCGCGGCGCACGGCGGTTTCATCTCGTTCGCGGACAACAAGCTTTCGCTGCTGGCGGAGATCGCCGAGCTGGCGGACGAGATCGACGTCCAGCGCGTGGAGCGTGAGCTCGAGCGCGCGAAGGCGGAGGGCGACGCCTCCGCCGAGCGGCGTGCGGACGTCCGACTGCGGGCCGTGGCGGCGCGCTGA
- a CDS encoding DUF2550 domain-containing protein, with amino-acid sequence MILALTVCGLVVAFVVVGLFVFGLRRRLIQRSGGTFDCSLRWDVPEKPDPSGKGWGYGVARYNGDRIEWYRVFSYSPRPRRVLERSSIEVAGRRAPDGEEELALLSDAVVLACLHRGTRLELAMSDDALTGFLAWLEAAPPGQQVNVA; translated from the coding sequence ATGATCCTCGCTCTGACTGTGTGCGGCTTGGTAGTGGCGTTCGTGGTGGTGGGTCTGTTCGTCTTCGGCCTGCGCCGTCGGCTCATCCAACGCTCCGGCGGTACGTTCGACTGCAGCCTCCGCTGGGACGTACCCGAGAAACCCGACCCCAGCGGCAAGGGCTGGGGCTACGGTGTCGCCCGCTACAACGGCGACCGGATCGAGTGGTACCGCGTCTTCTCGTACTCCCCGCGTCCTCGTCGAGTCCTGGAACGCTCGTCGATCGAGGTGGCCGGCCGTCGCGCCCCCGACGGCGAGGAGGAGCTGGCCCTGCTCTCGGACGCGGTGGTGCTGGCCTGTCTCCATCGGGGGACGAGGCTGGAGCTGGCGATGAGCGACGACGCGCTGACCGGTTTCCTGGCCTGGCTGGAGGCGGCGCCTCCCGGGCAACAGGTGAACGTGGCCTGA